A stretch of DNA from Halorubrum sp. BOL3-1:
CGCGGACTGGCTCACCGAGGAGGGCGTGCCCGCCGTCGACCACGTCGACACCCGCGAGGTCGTCACCACCGTCCGCGAGGAGGGCGCGATGGCCTGCGGGATCGCCGCCGGCCCGGACGCGACCCCCGAGGACGCGGTCGCGGAGATGGAGGCGTGTGAGCCGATGAGCGACCACATCGACATCGGCGCACAGGTCTCCGTCACGGAGCCGGCCGTCCACGAGGGCGGCGGCGACGTCGACGTGGCCCTGCTCGACTGCGGCGCGAAGGGCTCTATCATCTCCTCGCTCACCGACCGCGGCGCGGACGTCCACGTTCTCCCGTACGACGCGACCCCCGAGGACGTGGCGAGCGTCGAACCCGACGTGCTCTTCGTCTCGAACGGCCCGGGCGACCCGGAGAACTTCGTCGCGGCCCAGGCGGTCGTCGACGAGTTCGCGGGCGAGGTGCCGCTGGCCGGCATCTGTCTCGGCCAGCAGGTGATAACCAGCGCGCTCGGCGGTTCGACCGAGAAGATGGCGTTCGGCCACCGCGGCGTCAACCAGCCCGTCAAGGACCTCCGCACCGATAAGGTCGTGATGACCACCCAGAACCACGGCTACACGGTCGACGACACCGGCCCGCTGGAGGTGACTCAGGTGAACGTCAACGACGACACCGTCGAGGGGCTCGACAGCGACGAACTCGACGTCATCACCCGGCAGTACCACCCCGAGGCGAACCCCGGCCCGCACGACTCGCTCGGCTTCTTCGACGAGGTGCTGGGCCTGGCGACGTCGGACCGTCGAATCGCCGCCGACTGACCGGCGACCCGCACGTCGTCTCTTTCCCTCCTCCCCGCCCGCGACGCCCTCCGACTGACCATCGGAGTACCACTCGGCCGACGCCCGCTGTTCCCGTCTCCGCCTGCCCGTTTTTGTTCCGCTCGCCCGTTTCCGTTCCAGACCGGCGACGTTTTCTCTCGTCCCCTCGCACGGTGTCGTATGCCAACCGAGATCCTCGTCACCAACGACGACGGGATCGACGCCGTCGGGATCCGGGCGCTCGCAGACGCGCTTTCGCGCGAGTACGACGTGACGGTCGTCGCGCCCGAGAGCAACCAGTCCGGCGTCGGGGGCGCGCGCTCGTGGTGGGAGACCACGGTCGAGTACGCCGAGACCGACCGCGGCTACGCGGTCAAGGGGACCCCCGCCGACTGCGTCGCGGTCGCGGACGTCGCGCTCGGACTCGACCCGGACGTCGTCGTCTCCGGCTGTAACCACGGGCCGAACATCGGCGCGCACATCCTCGGGCAGTCCGGGACCGTCGGCGCCGCGATGGAGGCCTCCTTCCTCGGCACGCCCGCGATCGCGGTGTCGCTGTACGACCGCGGGAACCTCCCCGTGCCGCCGACGCTCGACGCCGACGACTTCGCGGTCGCCGGCGAGGTCGTCACCGACCTCCTCGACCGAACCGACGAGGGGCGGCTCCCGTTCGGCGCCGACGTGCTAAACGTCAACGTGCCGGCCGCTGACGACGAGGCCGCGGCGGATCCCACCTACCGACTGACCGAGCCGGCGCGGGGCTTCGACGTGATCGAGTTCCGGCCGGGCGAGGAGGGTCCGGGCGAGGAGGAGCCGGACGACGAGAACGTCCCCGAGGGCTGGGAGTTCAGCGAGCGTCGCGGCGAGATGGGGATGGAGCTCCGCGACCGCTTCTGGCGAGAGTTTCTCCGCGGTGATGTCGCGGACGACCCCGGCTCGGACCGCCGCGCCGCGGTCGACGGCGAGGTGAGCATCTCGCCGCTGTCGAGTTCTCGGGCGATCGCGGGCGAGCGGGCCGGCGACCTCGTCGA
This window harbors:
- the carA gene encoding glutamine-hydrolyzing carbamoyl-phosphate synthase small subunit: MSDAYIALADGRVLEARARAPGRTRGELVFTTAYTGYEESLTDPSYAEQILTFSYPLIGNYGVRTERFESESVQPSAAIAREFTDDVADWLTEEGVPAVDHVDTREVVTTVREEGAMACGIAAGPDATPEDAVAEMEACEPMSDHIDIGAQVSVTEPAVHEGGGDVDVALLDCGAKGSIISSLTDRGADVHVLPYDATPEDVASVEPDVLFVSNGPGDPENFVAAQAVVDEFAGEVPLAGICLGQQVITSALGGSTEKMAFGHRGVNQPVKDLRTDKVVMTTQNHGYTVDDTGPLEVTQVNVNDDTVEGLDSDELDVITRQYHPEANPGPHDSLGFFDEVLGLATSDRRIAAD
- the surE gene encoding 5'/3'-nucleotidase SurE, encoding MPTEILVTNDDGIDAVGIRALADALSREYDVTVVAPESNQSGVGGARSWWETTVEYAETDRGYAVKGTPADCVAVADVALGLDPDVVVSGCNHGPNIGAHILGQSGTVGAAMEASFLGTPAIAVSLYDRGNLPVPPTLDADDFAVAGEVVTDLLDRTDEGRLPFGADVLNVNVPAADDEAAADPTYRLTEPARGFDVIEFRPGEEGPGEEEPDDENVPEGWEFSERRGEMGMELRDRFWREFLRGDVADDPGSDRRAAVDGEVSISPLSSSRAIAGERAGDLVETGRRTETRPD